Part of the Pseudomonas sp. ADAK13 genome is shown below.
CAGGTCGAGCATGACCGGCGCTACGACCAGGCCGACGAATACCTGGAAGTGCTCTACAAACTCTGGGAAGGCAGTTGGGAAAACGACGCGGTGATCAACGACCCGCAGGCGCGGGTGTATGCCCAGCCAGAGAAGGTGCACAAGGTCGAGCACAAGGGCGAGTTCTATCAGGTGGAGGGTTATCACCTGTGCGAGCCGTCGCCGCAGCGTACGCCGGTGCTGTTCCAGGCGGGCAGTTCGGACCGTGGTTTGCTGTTCGCCGGGCGCCATGCCGAGTGCGTGTTCATCAGCGGGCAGAACAAGGCCTCGACCAAGATCCAAGTGGACAAGGTGCGCGCCAGCGCCGTGGAAGCCGGGCGCAACCCGGACGATATCAAGGTGTTCATGGGCCTGAACGTGATTGTCGGCGCCACCGAAGAAGCGGCGTGGGCCAAGCACGCCGAGTACCTGAGGCATGCCAGCGCGGAAGCCGGCGTGGCGCATTTCTCGGCCTCCACCGCGATTGATTTTTCCCAATACGAACTGGATGAACCGATCCAGTACGTGAAGAGCAACGCCATCCAGTCGGCGACCAAGAACCTGCAAAACAACGACTGGACCCGACGCAAGTTGCTCGAACAACACGCCCTCGGCGGCCGCTACATCACCCTGGTGGGTTCGCCTGCGCAGGTGGCTGACGAGCTGGAGTCATGGATCAGCGAAACCGG
Proteins encoded:
- a CDS encoding LLM class flavin-dependent oxidoreductase yields the protein MAKKKILLNAFNMNCIGHINHGLWTHPRDNSTQYKTIEYWTELAQLLERGLFDGLFIADIVGVYDVYQNSVDVPLKESIQLPVNDPLLLVSAMAAVTKNLGFGLTANLTYEPPYLFARRMSTLDHLSRGRVGWNIVTGYLDSAAKAMGLTEQVEHDRRYDQADEYLEVLYKLWEGSWENDAVINDPQARVYAQPEKVHKVEHKGEFYQVEGYHLCEPSPQRTPVLFQAGSSDRGLLFAGRHAECVFISGQNKASTKIQVDKVRASAVEAGRNPDDIKVFMGLNVIVGATEEAAWAKHAEYLRHASAEAGVAHFSASTAIDFSQYELDEPIQYVKSNAIQSATKNLQNNDWTRRKLLEQHALGGRYITLVGSPAQVADELESWISETGLDGFNLTRIVTPESYVDFIELVVPELQRRGSYKTAYETGTLREKVFQHSAHLPERHTGSTYRH